From a region of the Haematobia irritans isolate KBUSLIRL chromosome 4, ASM5000362v1, whole genome shotgun sequence genome:
- the Ir68b gene encoding ionotropic receptor 68b: MIAPDMMVYEPSLKYLTSAVINQNSDMEHLEQIIASLALVAVIIQGTFSHQIHRREEMGDANFEESKEFSLKICDVAQKREAQINIFYTTPLEMRSSVKLNWPLLHQCLFELPFWVRSLDFYETEPERTSGSLNLFLVTSSQSAQRILDFINPHQRWKQGHRYLFIWLLPQLDVGNLRDFFLVLWSKNILHALVAWDSEHLYTFEPFSLEGFRLRTIGKHENYYYDKLRNFHRFQVSITMFTDPVRASPLPNSTTQGYRRIDGRIASALVEELNATARYITPADNETYGSLRNGTFSGALKDIHSGLAHIGFNLRYTLDHVKEHIEELYPYQRRFLYLVVPAAKMRPGYMIFVRAFSNSLWRLMILTFSVALLAFIILQHVVQHIPYGCKTSHKSWHELMEILYKTQLGGPVNTFSNINSLRQFLIAWILFSYVLTTMYFAKLESNFVQPTYEPDMDSLEELSHLHIPIYGYDIVFDAIKVTLHPRYYELINGLGVRIPTNSHADKFAFEVTQKNANVALILHDEIAKELLAHTFDETTKRPSYHIVREYLRTLTISYVVTKGSPFIHKFQQVVSAFHEFGFMRHWTQVESHNTEAHKSQEFFEEYEDELDLNDDEDSASGLDAGPSTESLSMKKVVLNLDILQGAFYLWLVGILISFIGFAMEWLYWWCNRNTMGKIILNGIHYLDFC; the protein is encoded by the coding sequence ATGATAGCACCAGACATGATGGTATATGAACCCTCGCTTAAATATCTTACCTCAGCAGTTATTAATCAGAATTCAGACATGGAACATTTAGAACAAATTATCGCTTCACTGGCGCTAGTAGCTGTAATTATACAGGGGACTTTCTCACATCAAATACATCGTAGGGAGGAGATGGGCGATGCAAATTTTGAAGAatctaaagaattttctttgaaaatctgTGATGTGGCCCAAAAGCGAGAAGctcaaattaacattttttatactacGCCCTTGGAAATGAGGAGCTCAGTAAAACTCAATTGGCCTTTATTACATCAATGCCTATTTGAATTACCATTTTGGGTTAGATCTTTGGATTTTTATGAAACTGAGCCCGAACGGACTTCGGGAAGTCTAAATTTATTTCTCGTTACTTCATCACAAAGTGCCCAAAGGATTTTGGATTTTATAAATCCCCATCAACGTTGGAAACAAGGACATCGCTATTTATTCATATGGCTTTTGCCACAATTGGATGTGGGAAATTTAAGAGATTTTTTTCTAGTCCTATGGAGCAAAAATATTCTCCACGCCTTGGTGGCTTGGGACTCGGAGCATTTGTATACCTTTGAACCATTCTCCTTGGAAGGATTTCGTTTGAGGACTATTGGAAAACATGAAAACTATTACTATGATAAGTTGCGAAATTTCCATCGTTTTCAAGTTTCCATAACCATGTTTACGGATCCAGTTAGAGCCAGCCCCCTACCCAATTCAACCACACAGGGCTATAGACGCATTGATGGCAGGATAGCCAGTGCTTTGGTAGAGGAGCTAAATGCCACGGCCCGTTATATAACACCAGCGGATAATGAAACTTATGGATCCTTACGCAATGGCACCTTTTCGGGAGCCCTTAAGGATATACATTCAGGTTTGGCCCATATTGGTTTCAATTTACGCTATACCCTGGACCATGTCAAAGAACATATCGAAGAACTGTATCCCTATCAAAGACGTTTTTTATATTTAGTAGTGCCAGCAGCTAAGATGAGACCTGGCTATATGATCTTTGTAAGGGCCTTCAGTAACTCATTGTGGCGTCTAATGATTTTGACCTTTTCAGTGGCCTTGTTGGCCTTTATCATTTTACAACATGTAGTACAGCACATACCCTATGGATGTAAAACATCCCACAAATCCTGGCATGAACtcatggaaattttatataaaactcaaTTGGGTGGACCCGTGAATACATTTTCCAACATCAATTCGCTGCGCCAGTTCCTTATAGCCTGGATACTTTTCAGCTATGTTCTGACCAccatgtattttgccaaattggaaaGTAATTTTGTTCAACCCACATATGAACCTGACATGGATAGCCTTGAGGAATTGTCTCATCTTCATATTCCCATATATGGTTATGACATTGTCTTCGATGCCATAAAGGTCACTCTACATCCCCGGTATTATGAATTAATCAATGGACTTGGTGTTCGTATACCAACCAATAGCCATGCGGATAAATTCGCCTTTGAGGTAACACAGAAAAATGCCAATGTTGCTCTAATCCTTCATGATGAAATTGCCAAGGAGCTGTTGGCCCATACCTTCGATGAGACCACTAAACGTCCCTCCTATCACATTGTGCGAGAGTATTTACGTACTCTAACCATCTCATATGTGGTGACCAAAGGCTCACCTTTCATACACAAATTTCAACAGGTGGTTAGTGCTTTTCATGAATTTGGTTTCATGCGTCATTGGACCCAAGTGGAATCACACAATACAGAGGCCCACAAATCCCAGGAGTTTTTTGAAGAATACGAAGACGAATTGGATTTGAATGATGATGAGGATAGTGCCAGTGGCCTAGATGCTGGACCATCCACGGAATCATTGAGCATGAAGAAAGTGGTTTTGAATTTGGATATACTGCAAGGTGCTTTCTACCTGTGGTTGGTTGGCATATTAATCAGTTTTATTGGATTTGCCATGGAATGGTTGTACTGGTGGTGCAATCGCAACACAATGGGGAAAATCATACTTAATGGTATTCATTATCTGGACTTTTGTTAA